The Microlunatus antarcticus genome window below encodes:
- a CDS encoding fibronectin type III domain-containing protein → MLPTSSCAARIACTGAVAVFAMVAGSLVATPAEAATVVGQGTYENDDPAVTLNGSWSRVASNQDSGGSTSSLSGAGYAELSFKTSGIRWVTRKNSYSGMADVYLDGVKKATVDLYSSTTKTQQVAYEVTGLPESAHTIRVVRTGTKNAGSSSTNIQLDAFVAPDVHKPAAPSGLRAVVSGTDVNLSWTANPETDVKGYRVYRREGSSTTRTQIGSTTTDVRTLKDPSRSPGVTYTYDLVAVDTSDLVSPYSSAASVTMPISAKGAGTYEDDDAALTLSGAWSTVKSGMDSGGSYASLNGAGYAEISFKTSGIRWISRLNSYSGIADVYLDGVKKASVDLYSSTTRYQQVAYEAKGLTETDHTLRVVRTGTKNASSSSTSITLDAFVAPDIYPPAAPVGLTATPKTGSVQLGWTASPESDVIGYRVYRGAATGAPTAVTTKPVTDTGWTDDGLLPGATYRYQVTALDQGGNESPVSAVVTATVPMKALPAGTYEDDDTDALTLKGPWSRTTSTGANTDSGGSFSSLGDTGYVEMSFATSGVRWLARTNSSSGQADVYLDGVKRTTVDLYSSSTKFAQNVFEVDGLPETGHTIRIVRTGNKNAASVGRNITLDALVAPDVYAPAAPSALKATGTRTGAKLTWTPSAADDVASNRIFRRAAGSTTDVLVGEVPAGTTSFADVGLADGASYTWTVVARDTSGNDSTPSLGAAFTNAGDVYAAFPQRYATCPTATVTVSTRAQLLNAVSSATAGTVIRLTPGSYGANIDVYTAKGTPDKPIWICGPRTAVIDNADITRGYGFRVNGASNLVIAGMTVRNVQKGVAVLNSKAVTVADLRVENIGDEAIHLKNQTTDSTVIGNSIATTGLNSPNYGEGVYIGTAQGNWCLYNGCEPDTSDRNLVAFNDIRATTAEPMEAKAGTSDGTMWKNTLDGAAITSSDTDSLVQVMGNGWVIAGNTGAHTPNDAIQVWNTDTDYGLNNIVYGNAVPDALPGYGVRMPYNDGGNVVGCDNAASRAALGMSNKTCQN, encoded by the coding sequence GTGCTGCCCACTTCCTCCTGCGCCGCACGGATCGCGTGCACCGGTGCCGTCGCCGTCTTCGCGATGGTCGCCGGGTCGCTGGTCGCCACCCCGGCCGAGGCCGCCACCGTCGTCGGCCAGGGCACGTACGAGAACGACGACCCGGCCGTCACGCTCAACGGGTCGTGGAGCAGGGTCGCCTCCAACCAGGACTCGGGAGGCTCCACGAGCAGCCTGAGCGGCGCCGGCTACGCCGAGCTCTCCTTCAAGACCTCGGGCATCCGCTGGGTCACCCGCAAGAACAGCTACTCCGGGATGGCGGACGTCTACCTGGACGGGGTCAAGAAGGCGACCGTCGACCTCTACTCCTCGACGACGAAGACCCAGCAGGTGGCGTACGAGGTGACCGGCCTGCCCGAGTCGGCCCACACCATCCGGGTCGTCCGCACCGGGACCAAGAACGCCGGCTCGAGCAGCACGAACATCCAGCTGGACGCCTTCGTGGCCCCGGACGTCCACAAGCCGGCGGCACCGTCCGGTCTCCGGGCCGTCGTCTCCGGCACGGACGTGAACCTGTCCTGGACCGCCAACCCCGAGACCGACGTGAAGGGCTACCGGGTCTACCGGCGCGAGGGCTCGAGCACCACCCGCACCCAGATCGGCAGCACGACGACCGACGTCCGGACGCTGAAGGACCCGTCCCGGAGCCCCGGCGTCACCTACACCTACGACCTGGTCGCGGTGGACACCTCGGACCTCGTCTCGCCCTACTCCAGCGCGGCCTCGGTGACGATGCCGATCTCGGCCAAGGGCGCGGGCACGTACGAGGACGACGACGCGGCCCTCACGCTGAGCGGCGCTTGGTCGACCGTGAAGTCCGGCATGGACTCGGGCGGCTCGTACGCCAGCCTGAACGGCGCGGGCTACGCGGAGATCTCCTTCAAGACGAGCGGCATCCGCTGGATCTCGCGGCTCAACAGCTACTCCGGCATTGCGGACGTCTACCTCGACGGGGTCAAGAAGGCCTCGGTCGACCTCTACTCCTCGACCACCCGCTACCAGCAGGTCGCCTACGAGGCCAAGGGCCTGACCGAGACCGACCACACCCTGCGGGTCGTGCGCACCGGCACCAAGAACGCGAGCTCCAGCAGCACCTCGATCACGCTCGACGCCTTCGTCGCCCCCGACATCTACCCGCCGGCGGCCCCGGTCGGGCTGACCGCGACCCCGAAGACCGGCAGCGTCCAGCTCGGCTGGACCGCGAGCCCGGAGAGCGACGTCATCGGCTACCGGGTCTACCGGGGCGCGGCGACCGGTGCGCCGACCGCCGTGACGACGAAGCCCGTCACCGACACGGGCTGGACCGACGACGGCCTGCTGCCCGGCGCGACCTACCGCTACCAGGTCACCGCGCTCGACCAGGGCGGCAACGAGTCGCCCGTCTCGGCCGTCGTCACCGCGACGGTGCCCATGAAGGCCCTGCCGGCCGGCACCTACGAGGACGACGACACCGACGCCCTGACGCTGAAGGGCCCGTGGTCCCGCACGACGTCCACCGGCGCGAACACCGACAGCGGGGGCTCCTTCTCCAGCCTCGGCGACACCGGCTACGTCGAGATGTCCTTCGCCACCAGCGGCGTCCGCTGGCTGGCCCGCACGAACAGCTCCTCGGGCCAGGCCGACGTCTACCTCGACGGCGTCAAGCGGACCACGGTCGACCTGTACTCCTCGAGCACGAAGTTCGCCCAGAACGTCTTCGAGGTCGACGGGCTCCCCGAGACCGGCCACACCATCCGGATCGTCCGCACCGGCAACAAGAACGCCGCGTCGGTCGGTCGCAACATCACCCTCGACGCGCTGGTGGCCCCCGACGTCTACGCCCCGGCCGCCCCGAGCGCCCTCAAGGCGACCGGCACCCGGACCGGCGCCAAGCTGACCTGGACCCCGAGCGCCGCGGACGACGTCGCCTCGAACCGCATCTTCCGCCGCGCCGCCGGGTCGACCACCGACGTCCTCGTCGGCGAGGTCCCGGCCGGCACCACCTCGTTCGCCGACGTCGGCCTGGCCGACGGCGCCAGCTACACCTGGACCGTGGTCGCCCGCGACACCAGCGGCAACGACTCGACGCCGTCGCTCGGCGCGGCCTTCACCAACGCCGGCGACGTGTACGCGGCCTTCCCGCAGCGCTACGCCACCTGCCCGACCGCCACGGTGACCGTCTCCACCCGGGCTCAGCTCCTCAACGCAGTCTCCTCGGCGACCGCGGGCACCGTCATCCGGCTCACCCCGGGGAGCTACGGCGCGAACATCGACGTCTACACCGCCAAGGGGACGCCCGACAAGCCGATCTGGATCTGCGGGCCGCGGACCGCGGTCATCGACAACGCCGACATCACCAGGGGCTACGGCTTCCGCGTCAACGGCGCCAGCAACCTCGTCATCGCCGGCATGACCGTCCGCAACGTCCAGAAGGGCGTCGCCGTCCTCAACAGCAAGGCCGTCACGGTCGCCGACCTCCGCGTCGAGAACATCGGCGACGAGGCCATCCACCTCAAGAACCAGACCACCGACTCCACCGTCATCGGCAACTCGATCGCCACCACCGGGCTCAACTCGCCGAACTACGGCGAGGGCGTCTACATCGGGACCGCCCAGGGCAACTGGTGCCTCTACAACGGGTGCGAGCCCGACACCAGCGACCGCAACCTCGTGGCCTTCAACGACATCCGCGCCACCACGGCGGAGCCCATGGAGGCGAAGGCGGGGACGAGCGACGGCACGATGTGGAAGAACACCCTCGACGGCGCCGCGATCACCTCCTCCGACACCGACTCCCTGGTGCAGGTCATGGGCAACGGCTGGGTCATCGCCGGCAACACCGGGGCCCACACGCCCAACGACGCGATCCAGGTGTGGAACACCGACACGGACTACGGCCTGAACAACATCGTCTACGGCAACGCGGTCCCCGACGCTCTCCCGGGCTACGGCGTCCGGATGCCCTACAACGACGGGGGCAACGTCGTCGGCTGCGACAACGCCGCCTCCCGAGCCGCCCTGGGCATGAGCAACAAGACCTGCCAGAACTAG
- a CDS encoding Gfo/Idh/MocA family protein has protein sequence MTTPTTSLAPLRVAMIGSAFMGAAHSHAWRSAHRFFDLPRLPVMQVVVGRNEARTQQAADQLGWAEASTDWRAVVEREDVDLVDICTPGDTHHDIALAALAAGKHVLCEKPLANSVAEAEEMTAAADAAVARGVYAMCGFTYRRVPALSLARELVAEGRLGTIRQVRAQYLQDWLADADVPLTWRMDKSLAGSGALGDTGAHVIDATQWITGQSITGVSGLLETFVTSRPVAGQASGLGGVGDATGERGPVTVDDAALFTARFDGGAIGSFEATRFALGRKNAIRIEINGTDGSLAFDFEDMNVLNFYDGTQPSRLQGFTRIYVTEPDHPYVGAWWPPGHGLGYEHGFTHQVVDLVRAIGAGEQPQPGFADALAVQRVLDAVERSAADRSTWTGV, from the coding sequence ATGACCACGCCCACCACGTCCCTCGCGCCGCTGCGGGTCGCCATGATCGGCAGCGCCTTCATGGGAGCCGCCCACTCGCACGCCTGGCGCAGCGCCCACCGCTTCTTCGACCTCCCCCGGCTGCCCGTGATGCAGGTCGTGGTGGGCCGCAACGAGGCGCGTACGCAGCAGGCCGCCGACCAGCTCGGCTGGGCCGAGGCCAGCACCGACTGGCGCGCGGTCGTCGAGCGCGAGGACGTGGACCTCGTCGACATCTGCACGCCGGGCGACACCCACCACGACATCGCCCTGGCCGCGCTGGCCGCGGGCAAGCACGTGCTCTGCGAGAAGCCGCTGGCCAACTCGGTCGCCGAGGCCGAGGAGATGACGGCCGCGGCGGACGCGGCCGTCGCCCGGGGCGTGTACGCGATGTGCGGCTTCACCTACCGCCGCGTCCCGGCGCTGTCGCTGGCCCGTGAGCTGGTCGCCGAGGGGCGCCTCGGCACCATCCGGCAGGTCCGGGCGCAGTACCTGCAGGACTGGCTGGCCGACGCCGACGTCCCGCTCACCTGGCGGATGGACAAGTCGCTGGCGGGGTCCGGCGCGCTCGGCGACACCGGCGCGCACGTGATCGACGCGACGCAGTGGATCACCGGCCAGTCGATCACCGGCGTGTCCGGGCTGCTCGAGACCTTCGTGACCAGCCGCCCGGTCGCCGGCCAGGCGTCGGGGCTCGGGGGCGTCGGCGACGCGACGGGGGAGCGCGGTCCGGTCACCGTCGACGACGCCGCCCTGTTCACCGCCCGCTTCGACGGCGGTGCGATCGGGTCCTTCGAGGCCACCCGGTTCGCGCTGGGCCGCAAGAACGCGATCCGCATCGAGATCAACGGGACCGACGGCTCGCTCGCCTTCGACTTCGAGGACATGAACGTCCTGAACTTCTACGACGGGACCCAGCCGTCCCGGCTGCAGGGCTTCACACGGATCTACGTCACCGAGCCCGACCACCCGTACGTCGGCGCCTGGTGGCCGCCGGGCCACGGGCTCGGCTACGAGCACGGCTTCACCCACCAGGTCGTCGACCTCGTGCGCGCGATCGGGGCCGGCGAGCAGCCGCAGCCCGGCTTCGCCGACGCCCTCGCGGTGCAGCGCGTGCTCGACGCCGTCGAGCGCAGCGCGGCCGACCGTTCCACCTGGACAGGAGTCTGA
- a CDS encoding ThuA domain-containing protein: protein MTDLPTTSGAATDRPKRRALVVRGGWDGHVPIEATDRFLPFLEEQGFDVRVEDSPEVYTDAAAMAATDLVLQCYTMGTASNEAVAGLRAAIEAGTGFAGWHGGIADSFRNTSDYLHLVGGSFACHPARDPEHKMGDQTDNYVSYVVNVLPEHADHPVMAGLEDFELYTEQYWVISDDYIDVLATTTQAARPGDPWHRPVVSPAVWTRSWGEGRVFVATPGHSLDVLDHPSVRTLVERGLLWASRGSDAPYA, encoded by the coding sequence ATGACCGACCTCCCCACGACCTCGGGCGCAGCCACCGATCGACCGAAGCGGCGTGCCCTCGTCGTCCGCGGCGGGTGGGACGGGCACGTCCCGATCGAGGCCACGGACCGCTTCCTCCCGTTCCTCGAGGAGCAGGGCTTCGACGTGCGCGTCGAGGACAGCCCCGAGGTCTACACCGACGCCGCGGCGATGGCTGCGACCGACCTGGTCCTGCAGTGCTACACGATGGGCACGGCCAGCAACGAGGCCGTGGCCGGGCTCCGGGCCGCGATCGAGGCGGGCACGGGGTTCGCCGGCTGGCACGGCGGCATCGCCGACTCGTTCCGCAACACCAGCGACTACCTCCACCTGGTGGGCGGCTCGTTCGCCTGCCACCCGGCCCGCGACCCCGAGCACAAGATGGGCGACCAGACCGACAACTACGTGTCGTACGTCGTGAACGTGCTGCCCGAGCACGCCGACCACCCGGTCATGGCTGGGCTCGAGGACTTCGAGCTCTACACCGAGCAGTACTGGGTGATCTCGGACGACTACATCGACGTGCTGGCGACGACGACCCAGGCCGCCCGGCCCGGCGACCCGTGGCACCGTCCCGTCGTCTCGCCCGCCGTCTGGACCCGCAGCTGGGGCGAGGGCCGCGTGTTCGTCGCCACGCCGGGGCACAGCCTCGACGTCCTCGACCACCCGAGCGTGCGCACCCTGGTCGAGCGTGGGCTGCTCTGGGCGTCCCGGGGGTCGGACGCCCCGTACGCCTGA
- a CDS encoding NUDIX hydrolase, which yields MDLSELSAADDLLSRLRAWAAPTEQQGRLREAYERFLDGEGAAALRRERGADHVTASCFVFSADLERTVLCYHRKGRFWVQTGGHVEPDDASVPAAALREAREEAGLTGLTLVPGVLDLDRHALSGAFGACRTHWDVGFAALTAGSDLPRVSDESEQVGWFPVDDLPAPLASRVSDRLRHLRDAVRQG from the coding sequence ATGGATTTGAGCGAGTTGAGCGCGGCCGACGACCTGCTGAGCCGCCTGCGGGCCTGGGCGGCTCCCACCGAGCAGCAGGGGCGCCTGCGCGAGGCGTACGAGCGCTTCCTCGACGGCGAGGGGGCGGCTGCCCTGCGTCGTGAGCGAGGGGCGGACCACGTCACCGCCAGCTGCTTCGTCTTCTCCGCCGACCTGGAGCGGACGGTCCTCTGCTACCACCGCAAGGGTCGCTTCTGGGTGCAGACGGGGGGACACGTGGAGCCCGACGACGCCTCGGTACCGGCGGCCGCGCTGCGCGAGGCCCGGGAGGAGGCGGGTCTGACGGGGCTGACGCTCGTGCCCGGTGTCCTGGACCTCGACCGCCACGCCCTGTCGGGCGCCTTCGGGGCGTGCCGGACCCACTGGGACGTCGGGTTCGCGGCCCTGACCGCGGGCAGCGACCTCCCGCGGGTGAGCGACGAGAGCGAGCAGGTGGGCTGGTTCCCGGTCGACGACCTGCCCGCGCCGCTCGCCTCCCGGGTCTCCGACCGGCTCCGGCACCTGCGCGACGCCGTACGGCAGGGCTGA
- a CDS encoding serine hydrolase domain-containing protein produces the protein MTTDAPVSPRWSGTAKVVRSGTVLEETSAGFAAQAGGPPCSPRLRFQAGSISKLVVSVVALRLVELGTLTLDAPIRRWLGDVPPPWEAVTLRQLLGQTSGLGHWGDVEGLPGTFLTSPPARDELLALIAASPPVSSPGRDWRYSGPGFLVAALVVEAAAGTDYGAVAAELVLAPAGLRATTSGQVPPTDDVALGHRGGELVPLDEGFTRLPGTGDLWTTVDDLVALNQALRRGLLLGSDTAEQLWTPYAVTGSAGPEGAVVTEAYGYGTFLGRVRGHPARIHPGDNPGYQSLLAYLPDQDLDVVVLANDEAPSVDVALASLRSL, from the coding sequence ATGACGACCGACGCGCCCGTGAGCCCGCGCTGGTCGGGGACGGCCAAGGTGGTGCGGTCGGGCACCGTGCTCGAGGAGACGTCGGCCGGCTTCGCCGCGCAGGCCGGCGGGCCGCCGTGCTCGCCCCGGCTGCGCTTCCAGGCCGGCTCGATCAGCAAGCTCGTCGTCTCCGTCGTCGCCCTGCGCCTCGTGGAGCTGGGCACGCTGACCCTGGACGCGCCGATCCGTCGCTGGCTCGGCGACGTGCCGCCGCCCTGGGAGGCCGTCACGCTGCGCCAGCTCCTCGGTCAGACGTCCGGGCTGGGTCACTGGGGTGACGTCGAGGGCCTGCCCGGCACGTTCCTGACCAGCCCTCCCGCCCGCGACGAGCTACTCGCCCTGATCGCCGCGTCTCCCCCGGTGTCCTCGCCCGGGCGCGACTGGCGCTACAGCGGACCCGGCTTCCTGGTCGCCGCCCTCGTGGTCGAGGCGGCCGCCGGCACCGACTACGGCGCCGTCGCCGCCGAGCTCGTCCTCGCCCCCGCCGGGCTCCGCGCCACCACGTCGGGCCAGGTCCCGCCGACCGACGACGTCGCCCTCGGCCACCGTGGCGGGGAGCTCGTGCCGCTGGACGAGGGGTTCACGCGCCTCCCCGGGACGGGCGACCTCTGGACGACCGTCGACGACCTCGTCGCGCTGAACCAGGCCCTCCGGAGGGGGCTCCTCCTCGGCTCCGACACCGCCGAGCAGCTGTGGACGCCGTACGCCGTCACCGGCTCGGCCGGGCCGGAGGGTGCGGTCGTCACCGAGGCGTACGGCTACGGCACGTTCCTCGGTCGCGTGAGGGGTCACCCCGCGCGGATCCACCCGGGCGACAACCCCGGCTACCAGTCCCTGCTGGCCTACCTGCCCGACCAGGACCTCGACGTCGTCGTCCTCGCCAACGACGAGGCCCCCAGCGTCGACGTGGCGCTCGCGAGCCTCCGCAGCCTCTGA
- a CDS encoding dioxygenase family protein, which produces MQDDRSPQTYEGRPYDRPEEELTDQGLRFDVVTVLSRRNLLRALGLGATAVTLAACGADATTSSTPTGSSASTSSGEIPDETAGPYPGDGSNGPDVLEQSGIVRSDIRSSFGEANGTAEGVPLTIALTVRDLANAGAAFAGAAVYVWHCDRDGGYSLYSDQITGENYLRGVQVAGADGTVTFTSIFPACYTGRWPHIHFEVYPDQASIVDSTKAISTSQVALPKEACDAVYATDGYATSVSTLAQVSLADDNVFGDDDGASQLGTVTGDVEAGYRVALDVGVDTRTAPAAGQAPGGRGGGRPPGAPPSR; this is translated from the coding sequence GTGCAGGACGACCGATCGCCGCAGACCTACGAGGGTCGGCCGTACGACCGGCCCGAGGAGGAGCTCACCGACCAGGGGCTGCGGTTCGACGTGGTGACGGTGCTGAGCCGGCGGAACCTGCTGCGCGCCCTCGGGCTCGGCGCGACGGCCGTGACCCTGGCGGCCTGCGGGGCGGACGCCACCACCTCGAGCACCCCGACGGGCTCGTCGGCGTCGACCTCGTCCGGCGAGATCCCCGACGAGACGGCCGGCCCCTACCCCGGCGACGGCTCGAACGGGCCCGACGTGCTCGAGCAGAGCGGGATCGTGCGGAGCGACATCCGGTCGAGCTTCGGGGAGGCGAACGGGACGGCCGAGGGCGTGCCGCTGACGATCGCCCTGACGGTCCGCGACCTCGCGAACGCCGGGGCCGCCTTCGCCGGCGCCGCGGTCTACGTGTGGCACTGCGACCGCGACGGTGGCTACTCGCTCTACTCCGACCAGATCACGGGCGAGAACTACCTGCGCGGGGTCCAGGTCGCCGGCGCCGACGGGACGGTGACGTTCACCAGCATCTTCCCGGCCTGCTACACGGGCCGTTGGCCTCACATCCACTTCGAGGTCTACCCCGACCAGGCCAGCATCGTCGACAGCACGAAGGCGATCTCCACCTCCCAGGTCGCGCTGCCGAAGGAGGCCTGCGACGCCGTGTACGCCACCGACGGCTACGCGACGTCGGTGTCGACCCTGGCCCAGGTCAGCCTGGCCGACGACAACGTCTTCGGCGACGACGACGGGGCGAGCCAGCTCGGCACCGTGACGGGCGACGTGGAGGCCGGCTACCGCGTCGCGCTCGACGTCGGGGTCGACACCCGGACCGCTCCCGCCGCCGGGCAGGCGCCCGGCGGGCGGGGCGGCGGCCGGCCTCCGGGGGCACCACCGTCCCGGTAG
- a CDS encoding SRPBCC family protein, translating into MESRHVSVVVHRPPDEVYAFAAEPDNLARWAAGLASSEVTREGDALVVAGPMGEVRVVFAERNAYGVLDHAVTTPDGTTTYNPLRAVPHPDGTEVVFSVRQLAMTDEELERDAGLVRADLERLRELLEG; encoded by the coding sequence ATGGAGAGCCGTCACGTCAGCGTCGTCGTCCACCGACCGCCGGACGAGGTGTACGCCTTCGCCGCCGAGCCGGACAACCTGGCCCGCTGGGCCGCGGGCCTGGCCTCGAGCGAGGTGACCCGGGAGGGCGACGCCCTGGTCGTGGCCGGGCCCATGGGCGAGGTGCGGGTCGTCTTCGCCGAGCGCAACGCGTACGGGGTCCTCGACCACGCGGTGACCACGCCCGACGGGACGACCACCTACAACCCCCTGCGCGCCGTCCCCCACCCCGACGGCACCGAGGTGGTGTTCAGCGTGCGGCAGCTGGCCATGACCGACGAGGAGCTCGAGCGCGACGCCGGCCTGGTGCGGGCCGACCTCGAACGGCTGCGTGAGCTGCTCGAGGGCTGA
- a CDS encoding MFS transporter, whose amino-acid sequence MSTQIAAELVGHRPGTSGYRRIVVALFAAGVATFTLLYSTQAVLPALAEQFGVGAGASAWSLSATTLGLAVALLVAGPLSDRYGRTPLIHASLALSALVGVACALAPSWPALLALRTLEGVALAGLPAVATAYLREELHPASHARAVGLYVGGTALGGMTGRLLTGAVAEAAGWRWALAAAAALGLVCAVVVRVLLPRSEQFVPRAAGWRSVWQTTRLAVTDRGLLALFLIGGCSIGVLTVVFNTVGFRLALDPFHLGLAAASLLFCVYPLGSVSSAVSGRLADRYGRRAVLPLGCAVALLGVLLTLPASLPLLVVGLALVITGFFTIHGVASGWVPARAHAAGLATGQAASLYLSTYYVGSSVFGALGGHAWSSAGWPRVVLLAAGLVVVVGVLALVLRKTPSLLPGSSGAVVAVP is encoded by the coding sequence GTGAGCACGCAGATCGCGGCCGAGCTCGTGGGCCACCGGCCGGGCACGTCCGGCTACCGACGCATCGTGGTGGCGCTGTTCGCGGCCGGCGTCGCGACCTTCACCCTCCTCTACAGCACGCAGGCCGTGCTCCCGGCGCTGGCCGAGCAGTTCGGGGTAGGCGCGGGTGCGAGCGCCTGGTCGTTGTCGGCCACCACGCTCGGGCTCGCCGTCGCGCTGCTCGTGGCCGGGCCGCTGTCCGACCGCTACGGGCGTACGCCGCTCATCCACGCCTCGCTCGCCCTCTCCGCGCTCGTCGGCGTCGCCTGCGCCCTGGCACCGAGCTGGCCCGCCCTGCTCGCGCTGCGGACCCTCGAGGGCGTCGCGCTCGCCGGCCTCCCGGCGGTGGCGACGGCGTACCTGCGCGAGGAGCTGCACCCCGCGAGCCACGCCAGGGCGGTCGGCCTCTACGTCGGCGGTACGGCGCTCGGGGGCATGACCGGGCGGTTGCTGACCGGCGCGGTGGCCGAGGCGGCCGGCTGGCGCTGGGCCCTCGCGGCGGCCGCCGCCCTGGGGCTCGTGTGCGCGGTCGTGGTCCGCGTCCTGCTGCCGAGGTCCGAGCAGTTCGTCCCCCGGGCGGCCGGCTGGCGCTCCGTCTGGCAGACCACCCGGCTCGCCGTGACCGACCGCGGTCTGCTGGCGCTGTTCCTGATCGGCGGCTGCTCGATCGGGGTGCTGACCGTCGTGTTCAACACCGTCGGGTTCCGGCTCGCGCTCGACCCGTTCCACCTCGGCCTGGCCGCCGCCAGCCTGCTCTTCTGCGTCTACCCGCTCGGCTCGGTCAGCTCGGCGGTGTCCGGGCGCCTGGCCGACCGCTACGGGCGGCGGGCCGTGCTGCCGCTCGGGTGCGCCGTCGCCCTGCTCGGCGTGCTCCTGACCCTGCCGGCGTCGCTGCCCCTGCTCGTCGTCGGGCTCGCGCTGGTCATCACCGGCTTCTTCACCATCCACGGCGTGGCGAGCGGGTGGGTCCCCGCCCGCGCGCACGCGGCCGGGCTCGCGACCGGGCAGGCGGCCTCCCTCTACCTCAGCACCTACTACGTCGGGTCGTCGGTCTTCGGCGCCCTCGGCGGCCACGCCTGGAGCAGCGCCGGCTGGCCGCGCGTGGTGCTGCTCGCCGCCGGGCTGGTCGTCGTCGTCGGCGTGCTGGCGCTGGTCCTGCGGAAGACCCCGAGCCTGCTGCCGGGGTCGTCCGGAGCTGTCGTCGCCGTTCCCTAG
- a CDS encoding LysR family transcriptional regulator: MTSRYGQAVQIRDLGWLVTVADHQHVSSAADALGTSQPTLSRALARCEAELGARLFERVPDGVRLTPAGALVVDAARDLTSRWTQLTGSLARVLDSGTGLVRLAFLDSMATSLVPSLLRAFHAHAPQVRVQLRQEPGHEIARDFGLGAVDLAVTSAAPEGPYGWHVLQQERLVLVVPGTHAWRGRTEVALAELGSEELITTPAGFGHRQLVDGLLRQAGVAPSISFESQDLATIEGLVAAGLGVAVVPEAFAGHSGTVGLRLTAAGARRTIGLTWRTDRELTPPAQRFLDFVVSGRAGPAPG; this comes from the coding sequence ATGACGTCGCGTTACGGTCAGGCCGTGCAGATCCGCGACCTCGGCTGGCTCGTCACCGTCGCCGACCACCAGCACGTCTCCTCGGCCGCGGACGCGCTCGGGACCTCGCAACCCACCCTGTCGCGGGCCTTGGCCCGGTGCGAGGCCGAGCTCGGCGCGCGGCTCTTCGAGCGCGTGCCCGACGGCGTCCGGCTCACCCCGGCGGGCGCGCTCGTGGTCGACGCGGCCCGCGACCTGACCTCACGCTGGACCCAGCTGACGGGCTCGCTGGCCCGGGTGCTGGACAGCGGGACGGGGCTCGTGCGGCTCGCGTTCCTCGACTCCATGGCGACCTCCCTGGTGCCGTCGCTGCTGCGCGCGTTCCACGCGCACGCACCCCAGGTCCGCGTCCAGCTGCGGCAGGAGCCGGGCCACGAGATCGCCCGCGACTTCGGGCTCGGCGCCGTCGACCTGGCGGTCACCTCGGCCGCGCCCGAGGGCCCGTACGGCTGGCACGTCCTGCAGCAGGAACGGCTCGTGCTCGTCGTGCCCGGCACGCACGCGTGGCGCGGTCGGACGGAGGTGGCGCTGGCCGAGCTGGGGTCGGAGGAGCTGATCACCACCCCGGCGGGGTTCGGGCACCGCCAGCTCGTCGACGGCCTGCTGCGCCAGGCGGGCGTGGCGCCGTCGATCTCGTTCGAGAGCCAGGACCTCGCCACGATCGAGGGGCTGGTCGCGGCCGGCCTCGGCGTCGCCGTCGTGCCGGAGGCGTTCGCGGGGCACTCGGGCACGGTCGGCCTGCGGCTCACCGCCGCCGGCGCACGGCGGACCATCGGGCTGACCTGGCGCACCGACCGCGAGCTGACGCCGCCGGCGCAACGGTTCCTCGACTTCGTCGTCAGCGGACGAGCGGGCCCGGCTCCCGGCTGA
- a CDS encoding TetR/AcrR family transcriptional regulator, producing MPSEPRRVRDPARTRLALLEAASRALVEHGPRASLDVVAAEAGVSKGGLLHHFPNREALMLALSEHVAERWAVLVDAHLDPDDHEPGRLVRAYVRATLHDLADGAAFREEATVMAALNTFPEVVADAQQHSQRWRDAFAEDGLDPERTAVLTRAADGVALATLFEGRLDPAEVARMRDTLLALSREPGPLVR from the coding sequence GTGCCGTCCGAGCCCCGCCGTGTCCGCGACCCCGCCCGGACCCGGCTCGCCCTGCTCGAGGCCGCGTCGCGCGCCCTGGTGGAGCACGGCCCGCGGGCCAGCCTCGACGTCGTCGCCGCGGAGGCGGGCGTCTCCAAGGGCGGGCTGCTGCACCACTTCCCCAACCGGGAGGCGCTGATGCTGGCGCTGTCGGAGCATGTCGCCGAACGCTGGGCGGTCCTCGTGGACGCCCACCTGGACCCCGACGACCACGAACCGGGCCGACTGGTGCGCGCGTACGTGCGGGCGACGCTGCACGACCTCGCCGACGGGGCCGCGTTCCGCGAGGAGGCCACCGTGATGGCCGCGCTCAACACGTTCCCGGAGGTCGTGGCCGACGCTCAGCAGCACTCGCAGCGCTGGCGCGACGCCTTCGCCGAGGACGGTCTCGACCCGGAGCGCACGGCGGTGCTGACCCGCGCCGCGGACGGCGTCGCGCTCGCCACGCTCTTCGAGGGCCGGCTCGACCCGGCCGAGGTCGCCCGGATGCGCGACACCCTGCTGGCCCTCAGCCGGGAGCCGGGCCCGCTCGTCCGCTGA